The proteins below come from a single Larimichthys crocea isolate SSNF chromosome II, L_crocea_2.0, whole genome shotgun sequence genomic window:
- the znf622 gene encoding zinc finger protein 622 — translation MSSYTCISCRVAFTDGEVQRAHYKTDWHRYNLKRKVADMPPVTAENFQERVLAQRVAAEQQLSDAASTEGCAVCSKKFSSANAYQNHLQSHKHQQAERQALLAAQRKVEKLNEKNLEKGLGDEKVDHDARNEALQQALKEQHRSSPASQGKAQRTEKLEKLEKPPRMMWLEEQAKRREREEGATAGEEDWEDVEEEEEDDDEMEDEEEEEEEEEMMDQEEGDSAAQSDPQPAALPGSIPVTDCLFCSHHSKSLMKNVAHMTKVHSFFIPDVEFLVDLKGLIRYLGEKVGAGNVCLWCNEKGRSFYSAEAVQSHMTDKSHCKLFTDGDAALEFADFYDFRSSYPDKKEGEDAEMDEEELPDDKSLEYDDETLELTLPSGAKIGHRSLMRYYKQRFGAQRAVVLTHNRNAVGRVLRQYKALGWGGDGGNSFHQKPRDMQYVQMMKSKWMLKMGMSHNATKQKHFRAQVMF, via the exons ATGTCGTCCTACACCTGCATCAGCTGCCGAGTGGCGTTCACAGACGGCGAGGTGCAGCGGGCGCACTACAAAACCGACTGGCACCGTTACAACCTGAAGCGGAAGGTGGCCGACATGCCGCCGGTCACCGCCGAGAACTTTCAGGAGCGCGTCCTGGCACAGCGGGTGGCCGCCGAGCAGCAGCTGAGCGACGCGGCGAGCACCGAGGGCTGCGCCGTCTGCAGCAAGAAGTTCTCCAGCGCCAACGCCTACCAGAACCACCTGCAGTCCCACAAACACCAGCAGGCGGAGAGGCAGGCTCTGCTGGCCGCCCAGAGGAAAGTGGAGAAGCTGAACGAGAAGAACCTGGAGAAGGGGCTCGGCGACGAGAAGGTGGACCACGACGCCAGGAACGAGGCCCTGCAGCAGGCCCTGAAGGAGCAGCACAGGTCGAGCCCGGCCAGCCAGGGGAAGGCGCAGAGGACGGAGAAGCTGGAGAAGCTGGAGAAACCTCCCAGGATGATGTGGCTGGAGGAGCAGGCCAagaggcgagagagagaagaaggagccACAGCTGGGGAAG AGGATTGGGAGGACgtcgaggaggaggaagaggacgacgATGAaatggaggacgaggaggaggaggaggaggaggaggagatgatggacCAAGAGGAAGGAGACTCAGCGGCTCAGTCCGACCCTCAACCAGCCGCTCTGCCGGGCTCCATCCCCGTCACCGACTGCCTGTTCTGCTCCCACCACTCCAAGTCGCTCATGAAGAACGTCGCCCACATGACCAAAGTGCACAGCTTCTTCATCCCCGACGTGGAGTTCCTCGTCGACCTCAAGGGCCTCATCCGCTACCTCG GAGAGAAGGTCGGCGCTGGGAACGTTTGCTTGTGGTGTAACGAGAAGGGACGCTCGTTCTACTCGGCAGAAGCCGTGCAGAGTCACATGACCGACAAGAGCCACTGTAAACTCTTCACAGACGGCGACGCCGCTCTGGAGTTTGCAGACTTCTACGACTTCAG GAGCAGCTACCCGGACAAGAAGGAGGGCGAGGACGCCGAGATGGACGAAGAGGAGCTGCCTGATGACAAGAGCCTGGAGTACGACGATGAAACGCTGGAGCTGACGCTTCCTTCAG gcGCTAAGATCGGCCACCGCTCCCTCATGAGGTACTACAAACAGCGGTTCGGAGCTCAGAGAGCGGTGGTTCTGACCCACAACAGGAACGCCGTTGGCAGAGTTCTGCGGCAGTACAAAGCTCTGGGCTGGGGAGGAGACGGAG GCAACAGCTTCCATCAGAAACCGAGAGACATGCAGTACGTACAGATGATGAAGTCAAAGTGGATGCTGAAGATGGGGATGAGCCACAACGCCACCAAGCAGAAGCACTTCAGAGCCCAGGTCATGTTCTAA